A stretch of Dama dama isolate Ldn47 chromosome 22, ASM3311817v1, whole genome shotgun sequence DNA encodes these proteins:
- the CAPZA3 gene encoding F-actin-capping protein subunit alpha-3, with protein sequence MSRSTLSRKEKEKVIRRLLIQAPPGEFVNAFDDLCLLIRDEKLMHHQGECAGHQHCQKYSVPLSIDGNAVLLSHHNVVGDYRFFDYQSKLSFKFDLLQNQLKDIQSHGIIRNETEYLRTVVLCALKLYVNDHYPKGNCNVLRKTVKSKEFLIACIEDHSYETADYWNGLWKSKWIFQVNPFLTQVTGRIFVQAHYFRCVNLHVEISKDLKESLEVVNQAQLALSFARLVEEQENKFQTSLLEELQELSNEALRRILRRDLPVTRTHIDWQRILSDLNLVMYPKLGYVIYSRSVLCNWII encoded by the coding sequence ATGTCACGTAGCACTCTGagtaggaaagagaaagaaaaagtaattcgCAGACTATTGATACAGGCTCCTCCAGGGGAATTTGTAAATGCCTTTGATGATCTCTGTCTGCTTATCCGTGATGAAAAACTCATGCACCATCAAGGGGAGTGTGCGGGCCACCAACACTGCCAAAAATATTCTGTCCCACTCAGCATTGATGGGAATGCTGTCCTCCTGTCTCACCACAATGTCGTGGGCGACTACAGGTTTTTCGACTACCAGAGCAAACTTTCTTTCAAATTTGACCTGCTTCAAAACCAGTTAAAGGACATCCAGAGTCATGGAATCATTCGGAATGAGACGGAGTACCTGAGGACTGTAGTTCTGTGCGCCTTGAAGCTGTATGTGAACGACCACTACCCAAAGGGCAACTGCAACGTGCTGAGAAAAACAGTGAAAAGTAAGGAGTTCTTGATCGCCTGTATTGAAGACCACAGCTATGAAACAGCAGACTACTGGAATGGCCTTTGGAAATCAAAATGGATTTTCCAGGTCAATCCATTCCTAACCCAAGTAACAGGGAGAATTTTTGTGCAAGCTCACTACTTCAGGTGTGTCAACCTGCATGTCGAAATCTCCAAGGACCTGAAAGAAAGCTTGGAGGTGGTGAACCAAGCTCAACTGGCTCTAAGTTTCGCAAGGCTTGTGGAAGAGCAAGAGAATAAATTTCAAACTTCACTGTTAGAAGAACTACAGGAGTTATCGAATGAAGCTCTGAGAAGAATTCTACGAAGAGATCTTCCAGTGACCCGTACTCATATTGACTGGCAGAGGATACTCTCTGACTTGAATCTGGTGATGTATCCTAAATTAGGGTATGTCATTTATTCAAGAAGTGTGCTATGCAACTGGATAATATAA